A portion of the Stigmatella erecta genome contains these proteins:
- the tnpB gene encoding IS66 family insertion sequence element accessory protein TnpB (TnpB, as the term is used for proteins encoded by IS66 family insertion elements, is considered an accessory protein, since TnpC, encoded by a neighboring gene, is a DDE family transposase.) yields MLTQTLTRAVRVFACAGPVDMRQGFDGLSAAVEQQLGGQVLQGDVFLFVGRSRRLAKVLYFDGTGLVLLTKRLFQGRFARPWPEAGEASVELTVSELSLFLEGCELAGRWKLSPPPFEEKTLAVGAGL; encoded by the coding sequence ATGCTGACGCAGACGCTGACGCGAGCGGTGAGGGTGTTCGCGTGCGCTGGGCCTGTGGACATGCGCCAGGGGTTCGACGGGCTGAGTGCCGCGGTGGAGCAGCAACTGGGAGGACAGGTGCTGCAAGGAGATGTGTTCCTGTTCGTGGGCCGAAGCCGAAGGCTTGCCAAGGTGCTGTACTTCGATGGGACGGGGCTGGTGCTACTGACCAAACGCCTGTTTCAGGGCCGCTTCGCCCGGCCGTGGCCGGAGGCGGGCGAGGCTTCCGTGGAGCTGACGGTCAGCGAGCTGTCGTTGTTCCTGGAGGGGTGTGAGCTTGCGGGGCGGTGGAAGTTGTCGCCGCCGCCCTTCGAGGAGAAAACCCTTGCCGTAGGGGCTGGGCTATAG